A genomic stretch from Verrucomicrobiota bacterium includes:
- a CDS encoding alpha-amylase family protein: MSSPHQASDRQIRVTLERLLAKLQERFPVESQTPDWEVFELRLRDHFPALFGRLLTLYGGHFDFFYHLLNLAETMVRLWVERPAELRSMDAIREGDPTWYQSGRLVGAMAYVDLFSGDLQGLREQIPYLQSLGITYLHLMPLYQTPEGDDDGGYAVSSYREVDAQLGTRADLEELTNELRQHGISLVLDFVFNHTSDQHHWARRAREGDETFQDYYLMFDSRREPDEYEQHLRSIFPDDRPGCFTYINRLKKWVWTTFHTYQWDLNYRNPEVFIAMVEEMLFLNNLGVEVLRMDAVPFVWKQKGTNCENLPEAHLVIEAFNAITRVVAPGVIFKSEAIVAPDQISEYIATDQCQLSYNPLMMSLLWEGLATRSAKLLRHSLQKRLDIATGCSWVNYVRSHDDIGWGFDNRDAEEQEIDPHGHRHFLTQFFAGRHESTFSDGDTFQEDPRTGDARIVGTTASLCGLGLAMAAADEREIKLALDRILLLYSITFTIGGIPLIYLGDEIGMLNDPSYREDLDKEGDSRWLHRPYFDWDKAAQRHVAGTPENLLFQGFLKLNQIRMNNSALAQGETEVIHTENDHVLGWFRTNSEQSVLCLGNFSDRTQSIAATRLRQLGLRKALVDIVAGKHILASKRLELEPLQFMVLLTQGG; the protein is encoded by the coding sequence AGATCCGGGTCACCCTGGAGCGGCTTCTGGCCAAGCTTCAGGAGCGGTTTCCCGTGGAAAGCCAGACGCCCGATTGGGAAGTCTTTGAGCTGCGTTTGCGGGATCACTTTCCAGCCCTTTTCGGACGTCTCCTGACCCTCTACGGGGGGCACTTTGATTTCTTCTACCACCTCTTGAATCTCGCCGAAACCATGGTGCGGCTGTGGGTGGAGCGGCCAGCCGAATTGCGCAGCATGGACGCCATTCGGGAGGGGGATCCCACTTGGTATCAGTCGGGGCGACTGGTCGGGGCCATGGCCTACGTCGACCTCTTCTCGGGCGATCTCCAGGGACTCCGGGAGCAAATCCCCTATCTCCAGTCTCTCGGCATCACCTACCTCCACCTCATGCCTCTCTACCAAACGCCGGAGGGCGACGATGATGGGGGCTACGCCGTCAGCAGCTACCGTGAAGTGGACGCCCAACTCGGGACGCGAGCCGACCTGGAGGAGCTCACAAACGAACTCCGGCAGCACGGCATCAGCCTGGTCCTCGACTTTGTCTTCAATCACACCTCCGACCAGCACCACTGGGCCCGCCGAGCCCGCGAAGGGGATGAGACCTTTCAGGACTACTACCTCATGTTCGACTCCCGGCGGGAGCCCGACGAATATGAGCAACACCTCCGCTCCATCTTCCCGGATGATCGGCCGGGCTGTTTCACCTATATCAATCGACTCAAAAAATGGGTCTGGACCACCTTCCACACCTACCAGTGGGATCTCAATTACCGCAATCCCGAGGTCTTCATCGCCATGGTGGAAGAAATGCTCTTTTTGAATAACCTAGGCGTGGAAGTCTTGCGTATGGACGCAGTGCCTTTTGTTTGGAAGCAAAAAGGCACCAACTGCGAGAACCTGCCCGAAGCCCATTTGGTGATTGAGGCCTTCAATGCCATCACCCGGGTCGTCGCTCCCGGTGTCATCTTCAAATCCGAGGCCATCGTGGCCCCCGATCAAATCTCCGAATACATCGCGACCGACCAATGCCAGTTGTCCTACAATCCCCTCATGATGTCGCTCCTCTGGGAGGGACTGGCCACTCGGAGCGCCAAGCTCTTGCGGCATTCGCTGCAAAAGCGACTCGACATCGCGACTGGCTGTTCCTGGGTCAACTACGTCCGAAGCCACGACGACATCGGCTGGGGCTTTGACAATCGCGATGCCGAAGAGCAGGAGATCGACCCGCATGGGCACCGGCACTTTCTCACCCAATTCTTCGCAGGTCGTCACGAATCCACCTTCTCGGATGGAGACACCTTCCAAGAAGACCCTCGCACGGGGGACGCCCGCATCGTCGGGACGACCGCTTCCCTCTGCGGCTTGGGCCTGGCCATGGCCGCGGCCGACGAACGGGAAATCAAACTCGCCCTGGATCGCATCCTTCTCCTCTACAGCATCACCTTCACCATCGGGGGGATTCCCCTGATTTACCTGGGGGATGAGATCGGGATGCTCAACGATCCAAGCTACCGGGAAGATCTTGATAAAGAAGGCGACTCTCGTTGGCTGCATCGGCCTTACTTTGACTGGGACAAGGCCGCCCAGCGCCATGTCGCCGGCACGCCGGAAAATCTGCTCTTCCAAGGATTCCTGAAACTGAATCAAATCCGCATGAACAACTCCGCGCTCGCCCAAGGCGAGACCGAAGTCATTCATACCGAGAATGACCACGTCCTTGGTTGGTTCCGCACCAACTCCGAGCAATCCGTCCTCTGTCTGGGAAATTTCAGCGATCGCACTCAATCGATCGCCGCCACCCGTCTCCGGCAACTCGGTCTCCGTAAAGCCTTGGTCGATATCGTGGCCGGCAAGCACATCCTGGCATCCAAGCGGCTTGAATTGGAGCCTCTTCAGTTCATGGTCCTTTTGACCCAAGGCGGATGA
- a CDS encoding YdjY domain-containing protein — protein sequence MARFLSLLLPSFLLGDLAVADAMSLPAVEAQEDGTFLLGEIHFDPGTREIRLPARTGESDAPLEYALVSVRGKVHETLLVTAVPPSHLQTALLLCHYQPSTVILERPRLDNRGNPVRPLEEDERQGPRAAPPFESQMKIRLEWSDESGQLQSYPLSELIQNQLTEAVIPDSPWIFTGSRFFEGGYMADITGSIMATYLDADALLNLSWGGNQDDENWFPRRDLLPPLTVKATLVLTPLALPEES from the coding sequence ATGGCACGCTTTCTCTCACTGCTTTTGCCCTCCTTTCTTCTGGGAGACCTGGCGGTGGCCGATGCCATGTCCTTGCCAGCGGTTGAGGCACAAGAGGATGGAACCTTTCTCTTGGGGGAAATTCACTTCGATCCTGGCACCCGCGAGATCCGGCTCCCAGCCCGCACAGGCGAGAGTGACGCGCCCTTGGAGTATGCCTTGGTCAGCGTGCGGGGAAAAGTGCATGAAACGCTCCTGGTGACAGCGGTTCCCCCTTCTCATCTGCAAACGGCCTTGCTCCTCTGTCACTACCAACCTTCGACCGTCATTCTGGAGAGGCCTCGTCTCGACAATCGAGGGAATCCCGTGCGGCCCCTCGAAGAAGATGAGCGCCAAGGACCCCGGGCCGCCCCGCCCTTTGAATCCCAAATGAAAATCCGTCTCGAGTGGTCGGATGAAAGCGGCCAGCTTCAAAGCTACCCGCTCTCGGAGCTCATTCAAAATCAGCTGACCGAGGCCGTCATCCCAGACAGCCCCTGGATCTTCACCGGCTCCCGTTTTTTTGAAGGCGGCTACATGGCGGACATCACTGGTTCCATCATGGCGACCTACCTTGATGCCGACGCCCTCCTCAATCTCTCGTGGGGAGGAAATCAGGATGACGAAAATTGGTTTCCGCGTCGCGACCTCCTCCCCCCCTTGACCGTCAAAGCGACCCTCGTTCTCACCCCCTTGGCCCTTCCCGAAGAATCCTGA
- a CDS encoding cycloartenol synthase: protein MKVLFLLPLVACLALPAQADRSLQREVERAISRGVDYFLETQNEDGSWGDPKVPGLTALALSSLLLDPSRDPQAPLATPLRRGLDYLVRCQNEDGSIFVEGYANYNTALSIMAFLASRDQNYQPAILKARRYLVNLQADERIQGETDDAWDGGVGYGSKPIPDLSNTHLALEALYYSRHLVEERPDAPRLNWEAALTFVSRCQNLPATNDQEWASDDPDQRGGFIYDPDQSKAGDYPRPGLPDGKRSYGSMTYAGLLSFLYAEVDRNDERVLAAVDWLRKNFTVEENPGMGLQGLFYYYHTMAKALHAAGIEGFETDENQQIAWREELALQLFNLQKSDGSWANTNGRWWEKDPQLVTSYALLALVQIHAGL from the coding sequence ATGAAAGTTCTCTTCTTGCTCCCCCTGGTGGCCTGCCTGGCCCTTCCCGCCCAAGCAGATCGTTCCCTCCAGCGCGAGGTGGAAAGAGCCATAAGCCGGGGAGTCGACTACTTCCTTGAGACCCAAAATGAGGACGGCTCTTGGGGCGATCCCAAGGTCCCTGGACTGACCGCCCTCGCTCTCAGTTCCTTGCTCCTGGATCCGTCCCGAGACCCCCAAGCCCCTCTGGCTACTCCTCTCCGACGCGGTCTCGATTACTTGGTCCGCTGCCAAAACGAAGACGGCTCCATCTTCGTGGAAGGCTACGCCAACTACAACACCGCCCTCAGCATCATGGCCTTCCTCGCCAGCCGGGACCAAAACTACCAGCCCGCCATCTTGAAAGCACGGCGCTACCTGGTGAATCTGCAAGCGGACGAACGAATCCAGGGAGAAACCGATGATGCTTGGGATGGTGGCGTGGGCTACGGCTCGAAGCCGATTCCCGACCTCTCCAATACTCACCTCGCTCTGGAGGCGCTCTACTACTCCCGCCATCTGGTGGAGGAACGACCCGACGCTCCCCGCCTCAACTGGGAAGCGGCCCTGACCTTCGTCAGTCGCTGCCAAAACCTCCCCGCCACCAACGATCAGGAATGGGCTAGCGATGATCCTGACCAAAGAGGCGGCTTCATCTATGACCCGGATCAGAGCAAAGCAGGCGACTACCCACGCCCCGGCCTCCCCGATGGCAAGCGCTCCTACGGCAGCATGACCTACGCCGGCCTCCTCAGCTTCCTCTACGCGGAAGTGGATCGGAACGACGAGAGGGTGCTGGCGGCCGTCGACTGGCTCCGAAAAAACTTCACCGTAGAAGAAAACCCCGGCATGGGACTCCAAGGCCTCTTTTACTACTACCACACCATGGCCAAAGCCCTCCACGCCGCGGGCATTGAAGGATTCGAGACGGATGAAAACCAGCAAATCGCTTGGCGGGAGGAATTGGCTCTCCAGCTTTTCAATCTTCAAAAGAGCGATGGCAGTTGGGCCAACACCAACGGACGCTGGTGGGAAAAAGACCCCCAACTCGTGACCAGCTACGCGCTCCTGGCCTTGGTGCAAATTCACGCTGGGCTTTGA
- a CDS encoding DUF2939 domain-containing protein, with translation MGKRRNRRRRWTWLFLLLPGAYLAYPYLTLLAFQQALEKKDSAALERMVDFPAVRASLRSQLVSEEALPPPSEEESLLGRFGRALEGLANRTKDHFITTLITPEGFPKLYRISQKGVLQPQVEKAFFVSPTRFQVIVDGTTTWMTWERGRWRITDMKVPERYR, from the coding sequence ATGGGAAAACGAAGAAACCGTCGCCGGAGATGGACCTGGCTTTTTTTGCTGCTGCCAGGGGCCTATCTGGCGTATCCCTACCTGACCTTGCTGGCCTTCCAACAGGCGCTCGAAAAGAAGGACAGCGCGGCCCTCGAGCGGATGGTGGATTTCCCGGCCGTGCGCGCGTCTCTGCGCTCTCAGTTGGTCAGTGAGGAGGCCCTGCCGCCGCCCTCTGAAGAGGAATCACTGCTCGGCAGGTTTGGTCGCGCCTTAGAAGGGCTGGCCAATCGGACCAAAGACCATTTCATTACCACCCTCATCACGCCGGAGGGCTTTCCCAAGCTCTATCGAATATCGCAAAAGGGAGTCCTCCAACCCCAAGTGGAGAAGGCCTTCTTCGTGAGTCCGACTCGCTTTCAAGTCATCGTGGATGGGACAACCACTTGGATGACTTGGGAGAGGGGGCGCTGGCGAATCACCGATATGAAAGTGCCGGAGCGCTATCGCTGA
- the argA gene encoding amino-acid N-acetyltransferase, which yields MNFGDLRGILQYVPYFRDQTFVVALDGGVAASENFSNVLLDLAVLHSLNMRVVLVHGAGWQMARLAEERGQTLSNADGTGPTDLETMELASDAIPRLSNRLLQGLQIVKLRAVMANVLTAHPLGVVKGIDYQRTGKVGKVDALALRTFLDQGMIPVIPPLAADHQGQSLRLNSDQVAADVAVALQAHKILYLSREPVLDADERGRLPQLSVEEALEMAKQAKEPLTSRLRLAALACERGVSRVHFVDGMQNEALLAELFSNEGIGMMIHADEYLGIRPLRESDVPELLALIHRSVENDTLVRRTQEDVLRRIEDYFVVEIDGNVVGSAALHKSIDEGIGEVACLYIKKSHENRGYGRALLRFAEKEAREAGLSRLAALSVGAKDFFERHGFALAGLEALPEKRRRLAQESSRNAHVLVKKL from the coding sequence ATGAACTTCGGCGATCTTCGAGGCATTCTTCAGTATGTCCCCTACTTTCGGGACCAGACCTTTGTGGTGGCCTTGGATGGTGGGGTGGCGGCTTCGGAGAACTTTTCCAATGTGCTGTTGGATTTGGCGGTTCTCCATTCGCTCAATATGCGCGTGGTCTTGGTTCATGGCGCGGGCTGGCAAATGGCGCGGTTGGCGGAAGAACGGGGCCAGACGCTTTCCAATGCGGACGGGACCGGACCGACCGATCTGGAGACGATGGAATTGGCCTCCGACGCCATCCCCCGTCTTTCCAATCGCCTTTTACAAGGGCTGCAAATCGTCAAACTGCGGGCCGTGATGGCCAATGTCCTGACGGCCCATCCGCTGGGGGTGGTCAAAGGAATCGATTACCAACGCACTGGCAAAGTCGGCAAAGTGGACGCGCTCGCCTTGCGGACTTTTCTGGACCAGGGGATGATTCCGGTGATCCCCCCTTTGGCAGCCGACCACCAGGGGCAAAGTCTGCGACTGAATTCGGACCAGGTGGCAGCCGATGTGGCGGTGGCCCTCCAGGCCCACAAGATTCTCTATCTGAGTCGCGAGCCCGTCTTGGACGCGGACGAGCGAGGGCGCTTGCCTCAGCTCTCGGTGGAGGAGGCCTTGGAGATGGCCAAGCAGGCAAAGGAGCCGCTCACCTCGCGGCTGCGCCTGGCGGCCTTGGCTTGTGAACGTGGGGTCTCTCGGGTGCATTTTGTGGATGGCATGCAGAACGAGGCGCTCTTGGCCGAGCTTTTCAGCAACGAGGGAATCGGCATGATGATTCACGCCGATGAGTATCTAGGCATCCGCCCGTTGCGAGAAAGTGATGTTCCCGAGCTTCTGGCTCTCATTCATCGCTCCGTGGAGAATGACACCCTGGTGCGACGCACACAGGAGGATGTGTTGCGTCGGATCGAGGACTACTTTGTGGTCGAGATCGATGGCAATGTGGTGGGGAGCGCCGCTCTCCATAAGTCGATCGACGAGGGGATAGGGGAGGTGGCTTGCCTCTACATCAAAAAGAGTCACGAGAACCGAGGCTACGGCCGGGCCTTGCTCCGATTTGCGGAAAAGGAAGCGCGGGAGGCGGGCCTCTCACGCCTGGCGGCACTGAGCGTAGGGGCCAAGGACTTTTTTGAGCGGCACGGATTTGCGCTCGCAGGCCTGGAAGCTCTGCCTGAAAAGCGCCGACGCTTGGCCCAAGAGAGCAGTCGGAATGCTCACGTGCTGGTGAAAAAACTCTAA
- a CDS encoding 7-carboxy-7-deazaguanine synthase QueE → MKLARCGDGPEIFHSLQGEGRHTGRPSVFVRLSGCNLHCSWCDTAYTWNWKEFDQEKESYEMSVADLASRIRSYGCRNLIFTGGEPLVQQSELGQLWPLLGGDFRVEFETNGTIRPSEVTEGRADYYAVSPKLANSGNREEVRQRERALRFFAESRKADFKFVIASEADFSEVEKLRSELGLEAERIFLMPEGTMLEALDEKSEWVSELCLQHGYRFSDRLHVRLYGSKRGV, encoded by the coding sequence ATGAAGCTAGCGCGATGCGGCGATGGCCCAGAAATCTTCCATTCTCTCCAAGGGGAAGGGCGGCATACCGGTCGCCCGAGCGTGTTCGTCCGCCTTTCCGGCTGCAACTTGCACTGCAGCTGGTGTGACACCGCTTACACTTGGAATTGGAAAGAGTTCGATCAGGAAAAAGAGAGCTACGAGATGAGCGTGGCAGACTTGGCGAGCCGAATTCGTTCTTACGGATGTCGCAATCTGATTTTCACCGGAGGAGAGCCTCTCGTGCAACAAAGCGAGTTAGGACAGCTTTGGCCCCTGCTGGGGGGGGATTTCCGGGTGGAGTTTGAGACCAACGGCACCATCCGACCGAGCGAGGTCACCGAAGGGCGGGCTGACTACTATGCGGTCTCCCCAAAACTGGCGAACTCTGGCAACCGGGAAGAGGTTCGGCAACGGGAGAGGGCTTTGCGTTTCTTCGCGGAAAGCCGGAAGGCGGATTTCAAGTTTGTCATCGCGAGCGAAGCGGATTTTTCGGAAGTGGAGAAACTCCGCAGTGAGTTGGGCTTGGAGGCGGAGCGGATTTTCCTTATGCCAGAAGGCACGATGCTGGAGGCGCTCGACGAGAAATCCGAGTGGGTCAGTGAGCTGTGTCTCCAGCATGGCTACCGCTTTTCTGACCGACTGCATGTTCGCTTGTATGGGAGCAAGCGCGGGGTGTAG
- the gyrA gene encoding DNA gyrase subunit A, with protein sequence MSQEIVKSINVADEMSKSFLDYSMSVIISRALPDARDGLKPSQRRILYAMHHDLSLTASKAHLKCARIVGDTMGKYHPHGDAAIYTTLVNMAQPWTMRERLVDGQGNFGSVEGDAPAAMRYTEARMAPLGSAMMTDIDKETVDMQTTYDEHSVEPVVLPASIPNLLVNGGTGIAVGMATNIPSHNLGEVIDGVCARIENPSLTVEELKTHILGPDFPTACEIRGYKGIDHYFRTGRGSVKMRGVMEVEESTSGAATITIRQVPHGVNRAVLQQRIAELVKEKILTEIAGMRDLSDEETRIEITLKRDARPQVVVNQLFKLTAMETSFGVNMLAIHERRPKQLSVMDAVDAFIDHRREVIIRRTRHLLGKAEDRAENLEAYLLALGHLDDFIRIIRESRNRDEAREKVKAYTFSSETAEQLGVLLRGQPSIQGERYLFTDRQVNAILELRLYQLTALEQDKIKADYDGVLEEIKDYLDILAKESRVLAIIKAELLEIKEKYATPRRCPILPDEGEIAMEDLIANDGFIVTLSHRGYVKRTLGSEYRVQGRGGKGVKGMTTRKADDPEEQDFVERLFSAQAHDYLMFFTNRGRVYVERVYEIPEAPRSARGRSIRNVLNLQPEESVAAVLRLEYRTNEEGEDVTFSEDGGNVLFATRSGKVKKTSLYDFKNYRKDGIIAIKLEEGNELIGVQLTSGSNEVVLITSGGFSLRFHEEQARPMGRATAGVQGIRPVGEDRVIGLALVSEESKLLVASENGIGKRTDFSEYRAQSRGGKGIITMKCTDKTGPVVGAVAVGQEEELMLMTNGGQSIRIRVADIRETGRNAQGVKLVTLSEGEKLQDIAPVVADEAVDEIDEMKDAAPEESAEE encoded by the coding sequence ATGTCACAGGAGATCGTAAAATCCATCAACGTCGCCGACGAGATGTCGAAGTCCTTTTTGGACTATTCGATGTCCGTCATCATTTCTCGCGCTCTTCCAGATGCGCGAGACGGGCTGAAGCCATCACAACGTCGCATCCTGTATGCGATGCATCATGACCTCTCGCTCACGGCGTCCAAGGCGCACCTGAAATGCGCGCGGATCGTGGGGGACACCATGGGGAAATACCATCCCCATGGGGATGCGGCCATCTACACCACCTTGGTCAATATGGCGCAACCCTGGACCATGCGGGAACGCTTGGTGGACGGGCAAGGCAATTTCGGCTCGGTGGAAGGGGATGCCCCTGCGGCCATGCGGTATACCGAGGCAAGAATGGCGCCTTTGGGTTCGGCCATGATGACGGATATCGATAAGGAAACCGTCGATATGCAGACCACCTACGATGAGCACTCGGTCGAGCCGGTCGTGCTCCCCGCGTCCATCCCCAATCTTCTGGTGAATGGGGGCACGGGCATTGCCGTGGGCATGGCCACGAATATTCCCTCCCACAATCTTGGGGAAGTCATCGATGGGGTGTGCGCTCGCATCGAAAATCCCAGCCTCACGGTCGAAGAGCTCAAGACCCACATCCTGGGCCCCGATTTCCCGACCGCCTGTGAAATCCGAGGTTACAAGGGAATCGATCACTACTTCCGCACCGGACGTGGGAGCGTGAAAATGCGCGGTGTCATGGAGGTGGAGGAGTCGACCTCGGGGGCAGCCACCATCACCATCCGCCAAGTGCCCCATGGGGTGAACCGCGCGGTTCTCCAGCAGCGGATCGCCGAGTTGGTGAAAGAGAAGATCCTGACGGAGATCGCCGGTATGCGAGACCTCTCGGACGAGGAAACCCGCATCGAGATCACCCTCAAACGGGACGCCCGCCCGCAGGTGGTGGTGAACCAGCTTTTCAAATTGACTGCCATGGAGACCTCTTTCGGGGTCAATATGCTGGCGATTCATGAGCGCCGTCCGAAGCAGCTTTCGGTCATGGATGCGGTGGACGCCTTCATCGATCACCGCCGCGAAGTCATCATCCGCCGGACTCGCCATCTCCTGGGCAAGGCCGAAGATCGGGCCGAGAATCTCGAGGCCTATTTGTTGGCGCTGGGCCACCTCGATGACTTCATCCGGATCATCCGGGAGTCCCGCAACCGCGATGAAGCCCGCGAGAAGGTCAAAGCCTATACCTTTTCTTCCGAAACCGCCGAGCAGCTAGGTGTGCTTCTCCGCGGCCAACCCAGCATTCAAGGAGAGCGCTACCTTTTCACCGATCGTCAGGTCAATGCCATCCTCGAACTCCGGCTCTACCAACTGACAGCGCTCGAGCAGGATAAGATCAAAGCGGACTACGACGGGGTTCTCGAGGAAATCAAAGACTACCTGGACATCCTCGCGAAAGAGTCCCGGGTGCTGGCAATCATCAAAGCGGAGTTGCTCGAGATCAAAGAGAAGTATGCCACGCCCCGCCGCTGCCCGATTCTCCCGGATGAGGGAGAAATCGCGATGGAAGACCTCATCGCAAACGATGGCTTCATCGTGACGCTCAGCCACCGCGGTTACGTCAAGCGGACCCTCGGGAGTGAATACCGCGTCCAGGGCAGGGGAGGCAAGGGGGTCAAGGGGATGACCACCCGCAAGGCTGACGATCCCGAGGAGCAGGATTTTGTGGAACGTCTTTTCTCAGCCCAAGCGCATGACTACCTCATGTTTTTCACCAATAGGGGGCGGGTCTATGTGGAGCGGGTCTATGAAATCCCGGAGGCGCCTCGCTCCGCGCGGGGAAGGAGTATCCGCAATGTCCTGAACTTGCAGCCGGAAGAGAGTGTGGCGGCCGTTCTACGTTTGGAATATCGCACCAACGAGGAAGGGGAAGACGTGACCTTTTCCGAAGACGGCGGGAACGTCTTGTTCGCCACGCGGAGCGGGAAGGTCAAAAAGACCAGTCTGTATGACTTCAAAAACTACCGCAAAGACGGGATCATCGCCATCAAGTTGGAGGAAGGGAATGAATTGATCGGGGTGCAACTGACTAGTGGGAGCAACGAAGTGGTTTTGATCACGAGTGGAGGATTCAGTCTTCGCTTTCACGAGGAGCAGGCCCGACCGATGGGACGCGCCACTGCGGGGGTGCAAGGCATTCGACCAGTGGGGGAAGATCGTGTCATTGGGTTGGCCTTGGTTTCAGAGGAGTCCAAGCTTTTGGTAGCTTCGGAGAATGGCATTGGGAAGCGAACCGATTTCAGCGAATACCGGGCGCAATCTCGAGGCGGCAAAGGCATCATCACCATGAAATGCACCGACAAAACGGGCCCGGTGGTGGGAGCCGTCGCCGTGGGCCAGGAGGAAGAACTCATGCTCATGACCAATGGCGGCCAAAGCATTCGCATCAGAGTGGCGGATATTCGGGAGACCGGTCGCAATGCCCAAGGAGTCAAGTTGGTGACCCTTTCTGAAGGCGAGAAGCTACAAGACATCGCTCCCGTGGTGGCCGATGAGGCCGTCGATGAGATCGACGAGATGAAGGACGCCGCTCCCGAAGAATCTGCCGAAGAATGA